GAGTTCGAGTATTTCCAGTTCCCGTCCGAGGTCGGTGACTCATGAAAAAGACTGGCATTTGGAAATTATTCCACATTACCTGCATGCAAACCGCATTCTTTTTTGGTAGCTTCTTCCCACCACCAGCGACCTTCCCGTTCATGCTGCCCGGGATTCACAGTTTTTGTACAGGGTTCGCATCCGATACTGATATAGCCCTGTTCATGCAGTTTATTATAGGGCACGTTATTGTCCCTGATATAGTCCCAGACCTGTTGTGATGTCCAGTTGGCAATAGGATTGAACTTAACCAGGGGATGTTCAGGTGTTCCGAAAAACTCATCCTGTTGGATTACAGGTATGTATGTCCTGGTATTGGGACTCTGGTCCTTTCGCTGTCCGGTTATCCAGGCATCCAGTTGCAACAGTGCCCTTTTCAGTGGATCAACTTTACGCACCTGGCAGCATTCCTTGTGGCCGTCCCTGTAGAAAGAGAACAATCCTTTTTCCCTAACAAGTTTTTCAGTATCATCCCTGTTGGCAAAGAATATCTCTACAGGGATGTTATAGTGTTCCCGGACCTTTTCAATGAATTTATAGGTTTCCGGATGGAGACGGCCCGTATCCAGGCTGAACACCCTAATATCATCCCTGATCTTTTTCGCCATATCAACCAGAACTACATCTTCAGCACCACTGAATGAAACCGCAATATTTGGTCCGTAATTGTCCAAAGCGTATTTAAGTCTCTCCTGGGGAGTGCTATTCTCCATTTCTTTTGCA
This genomic stretch from Methanosarcinales archaeon harbors:
- a CDS encoding phosphoadenylyl-sulfate reductase, coding for MTDIEQLAKEMENSTPQERLKYALDNYGPNIAVSFSGAEDVVLVDMAKKIRDDIRVFSLDTGRLHPETYKFIEKVREHYNIPVEIFFANRDDTEKLVREKGLFSFYRDGHKECCQVRKVDPLKRALLQLDAWITGQRKDQSPNTRTYIPVIQQDEFFGTPEHPLVKFNPIANWTSQQVWDYIRDNNVPYNKLHEQGYISIGCEPCTKTVNPGQHEREGRWWWEEATKKECGLHAGNVE